The Pan troglodytes isolate AG18354 chromosome 1, NHGRI_mPanTro3-v2.0_pri, whole genome shotgun sequence genome includes a region encoding these proteins:
- the EXO5 gene encoding exonuclease V, whose product MAETREEETVSAEASGFSDLSDSEFLEFLDLEDAQESKALVNTPGPSSESLGKDDKPISLQNWKRGLDILSPMERFHLKYLYVTDLATQNWCELQTAYGKELPGFLAPEKAAVLDIGASIHLARELELHDLVTVPVTTKEDAWAIKFLNILLLIPTLQSEGHIREFPVFGEVEGVLLVGVIDELHYTAKGELELAELKTRRCPMLPLEAQKKKDCFQVSLYKYIFDAMVQGKVTPASLIHHTKLCPEKPLGPSVLRHARQGGFSVKSLGDLMELVFLSLTLSDLPVIDILKIEYIHQETATVLGTEIVAFKEKEVRAKVQHYMAYWMGHREPQGVDVEEAWKCRTCTYADICEWRKGSGVLSSTLAPQVKKAK is encoded by the coding sequence ATGGCAGAGACAAGAGAAGAGGAGACAGTGTCAGCAGAAGCTTCAGGGTTCTCAGACTTGAGTGACTCAGAGTTCCTGGAGTTTCTGGACCTAGAAGATGCCCAAGAGTCAAAGGCTTTAGTTAACACGCCTGGCCCATCTTCTGAATCCCTTGGGAAGGATGACAAACCCATAAGCTTACAAAACTGGAAAAGAGGATTGGATATCTTATCACCCATGGAGAGAttccaccttaaatatttatatgtcacTGACCTGGCTACTCAGAACTGGTGTGAACTGCAAACAGCATATGGGAAGGAGCTTCCTGGTTTCTTGGCACCTGAGAAGGCAGCTGTGTTGGACATTGGTGCCAGCATACACCTAGCTAGAGAACTAGAACTTCATGATCTTGTGACTGTCCCAGTCACCACTAAAGAAGATGCTTGGGCAATTAAGTTTCTGAACATACTTTTGCTGATTCCTACCCTGCAGTCAGAAGGGCACATCAGAGAGTTTCCAGTGTTTGGGGAAGTGGAGGGTGTACTTCTTGTTGGAGTGATTGATGAGCTGCACTATACAGCCAAGGGGGAACTGGAGCTGGCGGAACTCAAGACACGCAGGTGCCCTATGCTCCCTCTGGaagctcagaagaagaaagactGTTTTCAAGTCAGCCTATACAAATATATCTTTGATGCCATGGTACAAGGAAAAGTGACCCCTGCTAGCCTAATCCACCACACAAAGTTGTGTCCAGAAAAGCCACTGGGGCCATCAGTGCTGAGGCATGCCCGGCAGGGAGGCTTCTCTGTGAAGTCTTTGGGTGACCTCATGGAACTGGTCTTCTTGTCTCTAACACTGTCAGACCTCCCAGTTATTGATATCTTGAAGATTGAGTATATCCACCAAGAGACTGCCACTGTGCTGGGTACTGAGATTGTAGCCTTCAAAGAGAAGGAGGTGAGAGCCAAGGTGCAGCATTATATGGCCTACTGGATGGGCCACCGAGAGCCCCAGGGAGTTGACGTGGAGGAGGCTTGGAAGTGCCGAACGTGTACCTATGCAGACATTTGTGAGTGGAGAAAGGGCAGTGGAGTGCTCAGCTCTACACTGGCGCCCCAAGTCAAAAAAGCCAAATGA